The Methylomonas sp. UP202 DNA window GCTGGAATTGTTTTCGCCGGCGACTTATCGCTATTGGTTCGAGTCCAAGCCGCCTTATCCGAATGCGCCGGCCATCGGCATGGATCAAGCGGTGGCAATCGCCGTGCAACAATATCCGCAAGGTCGGCCGCACTGGATTTACGGCGCGCCGAATCCCGCTCAAACCTACACCGTCTGCCAGGATGGCGTGGATGCGCCCGGAAGTCTCTTGCAACGCCGCTGCACCGTGATCGACCGCTACTCCGGCGTCATTTTGGATCGGGACGACCCCAGCCTGCCGACCGCCACGGCCGGCGAAATCTTGACCCATTGGCAATGGCCCTTGCATTCCGGACAGGCTTTCGGCATTACCGGGCGGATTCTGGTGTTTGTTACCGGTCTGGCCTGCCCGGTGTTGTTTGTCACCGGTTTGATTCGCTGGTTGCAAAAACGGCGTTCCGCAATTCGACCGCGGCTGACTCGATTGCCGGAACGCACCGCTCGGTAAGCGTGTTTCCGGCTTTCGCCTAAGTTCCCCTCGATCCCCTCGACCCGCTGAGCGGGCGGTTTTTGGCTGCTCAAGATCGCTAGGCCAAGCAAGTTGCCAAATTCCTGGCAAACTAGCGTACGAACCTGAAACCGCCGCGTCGCCCCGGCATATCAAGTTGGGGCGTTAAACATCCCGAGCGACTAAGCTTATGTCGGCGTCGATGCGCCCGTTATTGGCGGCGATTCGGGAACCGTCTAAGCGACGGAACCAAGCGCCGGGCTATTTGCCGAAGTGTTTAAAGTACGCTGGCGGCATCGGCGTAGCGTTCGAAAGTGGGCATCGGCGCCCATCCCGTTGCGGACTGCGACATGATTCCGATTATTCAAGAGGCCAGACCATGATACCCATTCGAGATTCGATACCTTGCCAAACCAAGCCCTACGTGACGTGGGCCGTCATGGCGGTTTGCACGGCGGTCTATGTCGCAATGCTGTTCATGCCGGACGAGGTCGGTCAACACTTTGTCTATCTTTACGGCATGGTACCGATCCGCTACTCGAATCCGGATTGGGCGTATGCCTTCGGCTTGCCGCCGGATCATTATTTGTCGTTTTTGACCAGTTTGTTTCTGCACGGCGGTTTTCTGCACTTGCTGATGAACATGGTTTTCTTGTGGATATTCGCCGACAACATCGAAGACTTGATGGGGCACTGGCGCTTCCTGGCGTTCTATCTCGTGTCCGGATTGCTAGCAACGGTCACGCAGTGGTATTTTTATCCGAATATCGCGATACCGGTGGTCGGCGCGTCCGGGGCGATTGCAGGGGTACTGGGGGCCTATTTCGTGAGGTTTCCGTATGCGACCGTCGTGATTATGGTGCCGATATTGTTCTATCCCTTGTTTTTTCAGGTGCCGGCCATCGCCTTTTTGGGTTTCTGGGTGATCGTACAAGTGGGCGACGTGTTCACCGCCGCGATGTTCGACAACGTCGCGGTTGATTCCGCCTGGTGGGCGCATTTGGGCGGTTTCGCGGTCGGTGCCTTATTGCATCCGTTTTTCATTGAGAAGCCAGCGCACCGGCGCGAATTGAGTCCGCCGGCCGAATGACGGCGCGACTTTCAGCCAAAAAGTTGAGGATT harbors:
- a CDS encoding rhomboid family intramembrane serine protease; protein product: MIPIRDSIPCQTKPYVTWAVMAVCTAVYVAMLFMPDEVGQHFVYLYGMVPIRYSNPDWAYAFGLPPDHYLSFLTSLFLHGGFLHLLMNMVFLWIFADNIEDLMGHWRFLAFYLVSGLLATVTQWYFYPNIAIPVVGASGAIAGVLGAYFVRFPYATVVIMVPILFYPLFFQVPAIAFLGFWVIVQVGDVFTAAMFDNVAVDSAWWAHLGGFAVGALLHPFFIEKPAHRRELSPPAE